A region of Sphingobium baderi DNA encodes the following proteins:
- a CDS encoding nitroreductase family protein: MTFNDRTTPLSLLRTRRSGKPRNLIAPGPDTGQLRQILEIASRTPDHGKLFPWRFVIVPQEKRTTLADLLEAAYRKEKSDAGRLEIEAMHQFAHQAPALVVALSSPVLDSKIPAWEQELSAGAAIMNLLHAAHALGFAGGWLTGWPAYNEDVRAAFGHEGERIAGFVFLGTSGKSLEERPRPDYDKIVSLWDR, from the coding sequence GTGACTTTCAACGACCGCACGACCCCGCTTTCGCTGCTTCGCACGCGCCGTTCCGGTAAACCGCGCAACCTGATCGCGCCCGGCCCCGATACCGGCCAACTGCGACAGATTCTGGAGATCGCGTCCCGCACCCCCGACCATGGGAAGCTCTTTCCCTGGCGCTTCGTCATCGTGCCGCAGGAAAAGCGCACGACGCTGGCCGACCTGCTGGAAGCCGCATATCGGAAGGAAAAATCCGATGCGGGACGGCTTGAGATAGAAGCCATGCACCAGTTCGCGCATCAGGCGCCCGCATTGGTGGTCGCCCTGTCATCGCCTGTTTTGGACAGCAAGATTCCCGCATGGGAGCAGGAATTGTCGGCGGGAGCCGCCATCATGAACCTGCTCCATGCTGCCCATGCGCTTGGCTTTGCCGGAGGATGGCTGACGGGCTGGCCCGCTTATAATGAGGATGTGCGGGCTGCCTTCGGCCATGAAGGCGAACGCATTGCCGGTTTCGTCTTTCTGGGCACGTCCGGGAAGTCGCTCGAAGAACGGCCAAGGCCAGATTATGACAAGATAGTTTCGCTCTGGGACAGATAA
- the prsR gene encoding PEP-CTERM-box response regulator transcription factor, whose product MSDMRPKLLIVEDDPGLQRQLRWAYEEYQLFIAGDREEAIELLRAEVPDVVTLDLGLPPDPDGTSEGFATLSEILRIKPETKVIVASGHGARESALDAISGGAYDFYQKPVDIDELGLIVRRAFHVHALERENARLAEIAPEGAAVLGKLITSAPEMLKVARTIERVASAQVSVLLLGASGTGKELLAQGLHDASPRKSGNFVAINCAAIPETLLESELFGHEKGAFTGAVKTTPGKIEQAQGGTLFLDEVGDIPLPLQVKLLRFLQERVIERIGGRQPIAVDTRIVCATHQNLEEMIAAGTFREDLYYRLAEIIVRIPALKDRAGDPALLARHFLNRFAKDMNPQVKGLAPDALAALDAWQWPGNVRELENRMKRAVIMADGKHVTAADLDLDGEREAGGDVVNLKAAREMADRRAIRRAIARTDGNISGAAKMLGISRPTLYDLLKQYQMQGQG is encoded by the coding sequence ATGAGCGACATGCGGCCAAAATTGCTGATCGTGGAGGATGATCCGGGCCTGCAGCGCCAGTTGCGCTGGGCCTATGAGGAATATCAGCTTTTCATTGCGGGCGATCGGGAGGAAGCCATCGAATTGCTGCGCGCCGAAGTGCCCGACGTGGTGACACTGGACCTTGGCCTGCCGCCCGATCCAGATGGGACGAGCGAAGGCTTCGCGACGCTGTCGGAAATACTGCGGATCAAGCCCGAGACGAAGGTCATCGTGGCATCGGGGCATGGCGCGCGGGAAAGTGCGCTGGATGCGATTTCGGGCGGCGCCTATGATTTCTATCAAAAGCCGGTTGATATTGACGAGCTGGGTTTGATCGTGCGCCGTGCCTTCCACGTCCACGCGCTTGAAAGGGAAAATGCCCGGCTGGCAGAGATCGCGCCGGAGGGCGCGGCTGTGCTCGGCAAGCTCATCACCAGCGCGCCTGAAATGCTGAAGGTCGCGCGTACGATCGAGCGAGTCGCCAGCGCGCAGGTTTCCGTGCTCCTGCTTGGGGCGAGCGGCACCGGCAAGGAATTGCTGGCGCAGGGACTGCATGACGCCAGCCCCCGCAAGTCAGGTAATTTCGTCGCGATCAACTGTGCCGCGATACCGGAAACCCTGCTGGAATCCGAACTGTTCGGGCATGAAAAGGGCGCTTTCACTGGCGCGGTAAAAACTACCCCCGGCAAGATCGAACAGGCGCAGGGTGGCACGCTGTTTCTGGATGAAGTCGGCGATATTCCCTTGCCGCTTCAGGTCAAATTGCTGCGTTTCCTTCAGGAAAGGGTGATCGAGCGGATCGGCGGGCGACAACCCATCGCCGTCGACACGCGGATCGTATGCGCCACCCATCAGAATCTGGAGGAGATGATCGCCGCGGGCACTTTTCGCGAGGATCTTTACTACCGTCTCGCGGAAATCATCGTGCGGATTCCCGCGCTCAAGGACAGAGCGGGCGATCCGGCGTTGCTGGCGCGGCATTTCCTCAACCGCTTCGCAAAGGACATGAACCCGCAGGTCAAGGGCCTCGCGCCCGATGCGCTGGCGGCGCTCGATGCCTGGCAATGGCCGGGCAATGTGCGCGAACTGGAAAACCGGATGAAGCGCGCCGTCATCATGGCCGATGGCAAGCATGTGACGGCCGCCGACCTCGACCTGGACGGTGAGCGGGAGGCTGGCGGCGATGTCGTCAATTTGAAGGCCGCGCGTGAAATGGCGGATCGTCGGGCTATTCGTCGGGCCATTGCTCGGACCGATGGCAATATTTCGGGGGCGGCGAAGATGCTGGGGATCAGCAGGCCGACGCTATATGACCTGCTGAAACAATATCAGATGCAGGGGCAGGGCTGA
- a CDS encoding GntR family transcriptional regulator, whose amino-acid sequence MADDSKPVYLRLRDTIAASILDGEYSDGDLLPSVRAFAAQQGANPLTVAKAYQSFQDDGLVIVKRGVGMFVADGATRRLREAERKHFLEDVWPPVAAQIRRLGLRPEELDTQQA is encoded by the coding sequence ATGGCCGACGACAGCAAGCCCGTTTATCTGCGCCTCCGCGACACCATCGCCGCATCCATATTGGATGGCGAGTATAGCGATGGCGATCTGCTCCCGTCCGTTCGCGCGTTCGCCGCGCAACAGGGCGCCAATCCCCTGACGGTGGCGAAAGCCTATCAAAGTTTTCAGGACGACGGCCTGGTTATCGTGAAACGCGGCGTCGGCATGTTTGTGGCGGACGGCGCCACTCGCCGCCTGCGGGAAGCCGAACGCAAACACTTCCTGGAAGATGTGTGGCCGCCGGTGGCCGCGCAAATCCGCCGACTTGGGCTTCGGCCCGAGGAACTGGATACGCAGCAAGCCTGA
- a CDS encoding TIGR03013 family XrtA/PEP-CTERM system glycosyltransferase → MIRLFKHYVPHAVLLLGLLDFALLLCAAEGGWVLRARQIGMDVDPAMTRVWPLLSFVIAIQTAMIAVGVYGTEALQSIRFAFARLLVAVSLGVIFLSVMHFIGPDMTLWRSNSLYAMGLAMGLLILIRLLLGSMIGGEAFKRRLVVLGAGTRAARIRELERKKGAGFLVVGYIGMNDGPQVIPESINRSAIYNLADFVVRLGASEVVLALEERRNAVPLSDLLRVKTTGVHVNEISTFLERETGRVDLDSVNPSWLIFSDGFSAGRRLSSIAKRVFDIVASLLLLILTGPVILLAAMLVKLDSRGPAFYRQQRVGLYGQEFWIVKLRTMRQDAEVAGQAVWAEKNDPRITRLGYWLRKLRVDELPQTWTVLKGEMSFVGPRPERRQFVEDLEQHLRYYAERHMVKPGITGWAQINYPYGASIEDARHKLEYDLYYAKNYTPFLDLLILIQTVRVVLWPDGAR, encoded by the coding sequence ATGATCAGGCTTTTCAAACATTATGTGCCGCATGCGGTGTTGCTGCTGGGCCTTCTGGATTTTGCCTTGCTGCTATGCGCGGCGGAGGGGGGCTGGGTGCTGCGGGCGCGGCAGATCGGCATGGATGTCGATCCCGCTATGACCCGGGTTTGGCCTTTGCTCAGCTTCGTTATTGCTATCCAGACGGCCATGATCGCAGTTGGCGTTTATGGGACAGAGGCGTTGCAATCGATCCGCTTCGCCTTTGCCCGGCTGCTGGTAGCTGTATCGCTGGGTGTCATCTTCCTGTCGGTGATGCACTTTATCGGGCCAGACATGACCCTGTGGCGCTCCAATTCGCTTTACGCGATGGGGCTGGCGATGGGATTGCTGATCCTGATCCGCCTGCTGCTTGGCTCCATGATTGGCGGGGAAGCTTTCAAGCGGCGCCTGGTCGTGTTGGGAGCGGGAACCCGTGCCGCCCGCATCCGCGAACTGGAGCGGAAAAAGGGGGCGGGTTTTCTGGTCGTTGGCTATATCGGCATGAACGATGGCCCCCAGGTGATCCCCGAATCCATCAATCGCAGCGCAATATATAATCTCGCGGATTTCGTGGTCCGGCTGGGCGCAAGCGAGGTTGTGCTGGCGTTGGAGGAGCGTCGCAATGCAGTGCCCCTCAGCGACCTGTTGCGCGTCAAGACAACCGGGGTTCACGTCAATGAAATTTCCACCTTTCTGGAGAGGGAGACGGGCCGGGTCGACCTCGACAGTGTAAACCCGAGCTGGCTCATCTTTTCCGACGGCTTTTCCGCTGGCCGCCGGTTGTCCAGCATCGCCAAGCGGGTTTTCGATATCGTCGCCAGCCTGCTCCTGCTCATTCTCACCGGACCGGTCATCCTGCTTGCGGCGATGCTGGTGAAGCTCGACAGCCGTGGCCCGGCCTTCTATCGCCAGCAGCGCGTGGGCCTGTATGGCCAGGAATTCTGGATCGTCAAATTACGCACCATGCGTCAGGACGCCGAAGTCGCGGGACAGGCGGTCTGGGCGGAAAAGAACGATCCGCGCATCACTCGCCTCGGCTATTGGCTTCGCAAGCTGCGTGTCGATGAATTGCCGCAGACATGGACGGTCCTTAAAGGGGAAATGAGCTTTGTCGGGCCTCGCCCCGAACGGCGCCAGTTCGTCGAGGATCTGGAGCAGCATCTGCGTTACTATGCGGAACGCCATATGGTGAAGCCGGGTATCACGGGCTGGGCGCAGATCAACTATCCCTATGGCGCTTCGATCGAGGATGCCCGGCACAAGCTGGAATATGACCTCTATTATGCCAAGAATTATACGCCTTTCCTTGATCTGCTGATCCTCATCCAGACGGTGCGCGTCGTCCTTTGGCCAGACGGCGCGCGTTGA
- a CDS encoding sigma-70 family RNA polymerase sigma factor → MDEAVERTTLSDSDFKRELAAVIPHLRAFGRSLAGNRDVADDLVQETLLKAWAARTRFQAGTNMRAWTFIILRNHYLSQMRRSRFRGDWDDLTADRLLAAPAGQDKHVELSDMQRALLQLPQPQREALILVGAGGFAYEEAAEICGVAVGTIKSRVARGRAALEQIMENGDLPSRRTQETTATAVLDEIMEDVDRLSRGREATSPGDETG, encoded by the coding sequence ATGGATGAGGCGGTTGAACGCACCACATTGTCCGATTCGGATTTCAAGCGCGAACTTGCCGCAGTCATCCCTCATCTTCGTGCGTTCGGCCGGTCGCTGGCGGGCAATCGGGATGTGGCTGATGATCTTGTTCAGGAAACGCTGTTGAAGGCATGGGCCGCGCGTACCCGGTTCCAGGCTGGGACCAACATGCGAGCCTGGACTTTCATCATCCTGCGTAATCATTATCTTTCGCAAATGCGCCGTTCGCGGTTCCGGGGAGATTGGGACGACCTGACGGCGGATCGCCTGCTGGCTGCCCCGGCGGGTCAGGATAAGCATGTGGAACTTTCCGACATGCAAAGGGCGCTGTTGCAACTGCCCCAGCCCCAGCGGGAAGCGTTGATATTGGTGGGGGCCGGTGGCTTCGCCTATGAAGAAGCGGCCGAAATTTGCGGCGTTGCGGTGGGGACGATCAAAAGCCGCGTGGCGCGTGGCCGTGCTGCGCTGGAACAGATCATGGAAAATGGGGATTTGCCTTCGCGCCGTACCCAGGAAACCACGGCCACCGCGGTTCTCGATGAAATCATGGAAGATGTCGATCGCTTGAGCCGTGGGCGTGAAGCGACTTCGCCGGGGGATGAAACAGGCTGA
- a CDS encoding response regulator, which yields MSLGQQLHPHLPFLRRYARALTGDQMHGDAYVRASLEAIVAAPEEFPAGVDPRLGLYKIFHAIWSSSHLDDVPAVIGPDGQEAIAQARLGRLTPLPRQALLLTALEGFTIDDAAYLIGMDASDVEALVEEALHAIESQTRAKVLIIEDEPIIAMDIETIVRDLGHEVTAIAVTREDAVREAMAQRPGLVLADIQLADDSSGIDAIKDILAEFAVPVIFITAFPERLLTGERPEPTFLITKPFQRATVKAAISQALFFDEATAPA from the coding sequence ATGTCGCTTGGACAACAGCTGCACCCCCATCTTCCCTTTCTGCGCCGTTATGCGCGCGCGCTGACAGGGGATCAGATGCATGGTGACGCCTATGTACGCGCCTCGCTTGAAGCAATCGTAGCCGCGCCGGAAGAATTCCCCGCCGGCGTTGATCCGCGTCTGGGCCTTTACAAGATTTTCCATGCGATCTGGTCGTCGTCTCATCTGGATGACGTGCCTGCCGTTATCGGTCCCGACGGGCAGGAGGCGATTGCCCAGGCGCGACTCGGGCGGCTGACGCCTTTGCCTCGCCAGGCGCTGCTCCTGACCGCGTTGGAAGGGTTCACGATTGACGACGCGGCCTATCTCATCGGCATGGATGCGTCCGATGTGGAAGCCTTGGTGGAGGAAGCGCTGCACGCGATCGAGTCGCAGACCCGCGCCAAGGTTCTGATTATCGAGGACGAACCGATCATCGCGATGGATATCGAAACCATCGTTCGCGATCTGGGCCATGAAGTGACGGCGATAGCGGTCACGCGGGAGGATGCGGTGCGCGAAGCGATGGCGCAGCGTCCAGGATTGGTGCTGGCGGATATCCAACTGGCCGACGATTCCAGCGGGATCGACGCGATAAAGGATATCCTGGCGGAATTTGCCGTTCCGGTGATCTTCATCACCGCTTTCCCGGAACGGTTGTTGACGGGCGAGCGGCCTGAGCCGACATTCCTCATCACCAAGCCATTTCAGCGCGCCACGGTCAAGGCGGCGATTTCTCAGGCGCTTTTTTTTGACGAAGCTACCGCGCCTGCCTGA
- the prsK gene encoding XrtA/PEP-CTERM system histidine kinase PrsK gives MSILLQFIGNWGHALAAALFAALGIFILRRRDGEIEPRLLASALLMTSCWALYVSFGGVGQTLSGLGESIRNAAWLLLMFVLLRRGPAGRTGPIFAIGLVYAAVVGLLMLQSFTDFVTQQLSDENELQRALTLLSLILRMMTAIGSLVLVHQLYTAWPVRDRGRVVLLLAALAAMWTYDFSLYAVGYFTPNHMDELYALRGLMMALLAPVIAVSLRKELAGRIQLSRSLTFQSLSVAAVALYIILFAAATVLIELIAGPYARVMEIGGVFFMAVTALILLPSPQLRALWKVQVAKHFFQHRYDYRTEWMRFGETIGRPGSDAPALGERVAKAVADITDSSGALLLLRGEDGRLTLETQWNWDIDFPETPSLSRELAVRLEQTGWIIDIEGMEGDAGALPDWVKGDGRGWALVPLIHFGKLIGAILLARPPIDRRLDWEDLDMLRAAGRQAATYISEAQGQEALSDAQRFDEFNRRFAFIMHDVKNLVSQLSLLARNAERHADNPDFRADMILTLKESVGKMNDLLARLSQHNKGRMEEPRPMMLREMADGVARSRSRQHPVRVTGDALPAMADPVRVEQILVHLLQNAIDASAPDSPVELCLATEGSEACVEIVDRGVGMTAEFVRRELFKPFSSSKTGGFGIGAFEARELAAAMDGRIEVESKPGVGSRFILRLPLAPEGTSMTMKGEAA, from the coding sequence ATGAGCATCCTGCTGCAATTCATCGGCAATTGGGGACACGCGCTGGCCGCGGCGCTGTTCGCTGCGTTGGGCATATTCATCCTGCGCCGACGCGATGGCGAGATCGAGCCGCGCCTGTTAGCCAGTGCCTTGCTGATGACATCCTGCTGGGCGCTTTATGTTTCGTTCGGCGGGGTCGGTCAGACGCTTTCCGGTCTTGGCGAAAGCATACGCAACGCGGCATGGCTGCTCCTGATGTTCGTTCTGTTGCGGCGTGGCCCTGCCGGACGCACGGGACCGATCTTCGCGATCGGACTGGTCTATGCCGCCGTCGTTGGCTTGCTGATGCTTCAGAGCTTCACCGATTTCGTGACGCAGCAGCTTTCGGACGAAAATGAACTACAGCGCGCCCTGACCCTGCTTTCGCTGATATTGCGGATGATGACGGCGATCGGCAGCCTGGTTCTGGTTCACCAGCTTTATACGGCATGGCCCGTGCGGGATAGGGGAAGGGTGGTCCTGTTGCTTGCCGCGCTCGCCGCCATGTGGACCTATGACTTCAGCCTTTATGCTGTCGGCTATTTCACGCCGAATCATATGGATGAGCTTTACGCCCTGCGCGGCCTTATGATGGCGCTGCTTGCCCCCGTCATCGCAGTGAGCCTGCGTAAGGAACTAGCCGGACGCATCCAGTTATCGCGCAGCCTGACATTCCAGTCGCTCTCCGTCGCGGCGGTGGCGCTCTATATCATCCTGTTCGCGGCAGCGACCGTCCTGATCGAACTTATCGCCGGCCCCTATGCGCGAGTCATGGAGATCGGCGGCGTTTTCTTCATGGCGGTGACGGCGCTGATCCTCCTGCCTTCGCCGCAGTTGCGTGCGCTCTGGAAAGTGCAGGTCGCCAAGCATTTCTTTCAGCATCGCTATGATTATCGCACTGAATGGATGCGGTTCGGCGAAACCATTGGCCGACCAGGCAGCGACGCGCCCGCTCTGGGAGAACGCGTGGCTAAGGCGGTCGCCGATATTACGGACTCATCAGGCGCCTTGTTGCTGCTACGCGGGGAAGATGGGCGGCTGACTTTGGAAACCCAGTGGAATTGGGACATCGACTTTCCCGAAACGCCTTCGCTTTCCCGGGAACTGGCTGTTCGTCTGGAGCAGACAGGATGGATCATCGATATTGAAGGGATGGAGGGCGATGCCGGCGCCTTGCCCGATTGGGTGAAGGGTGACGGACGGGGCTGGGCGCTGGTGCCACTCATTCATTTCGGCAAGCTGATCGGTGCGATCCTGCTCGCGCGTCCGCCGATCGACCGACGGCTCGACTGGGAGGATCTGGATATGTTGCGTGCCGCCGGACGGCAGGCCGCGACCTATATCAGCGAAGCGCAGGGACAGGAGGCGCTGAGCGACGCGCAACGTTTCGACGAGTTCAATCGGCGGTTCGCGTTCATCATGCATGACGTCAAGAATCTGGTGAGCCAGCTTTCGCTCCTCGCCCGCAATGCCGAACGCCATGCCGACAATCCCGATTTCCGCGCGGACATGATCCTGACGCTCAAGGAATCGGTGGGAAAAATGAACGACCTTCTGGCGCGCCTGTCCCAGCACAATAAAGGACGGATGGAAGAACCCAGACCGATGATGCTGCGGGAAATGGCCGATGGCGTGGCGCGTTCCCGCTCGCGCCAGCACCCCGTGCGCGTGACGGGCGACGCGCTGCCAGCCATGGCCGATCCGGTTCGGGTTGAGCAGATTCTGGTGCATCTGCTTCAAAATGCGATCGACGCCAGCGCGCCCGACAGTCCGGTTGAACTTTGTCTGGCCACAGAGGGGAGCGAAGCCTGCGTGGAGATTGTGGATCGCGGCGTCGGAATGACGGCGGAGTTCGTGCGGCGTGAGCTTTTCAAGCCGTTTTCGAGCAGCAAGACGGGCGGCTTCGGCATCGGTGCTTTCGAGGCGCGCGAACTGGCCGCCGCAATGGATGGGAGAATCGAGGTGGAGAGCAAGCCCGGCGTTGGCAGCCGGTTCATACTGCGCCTGCCTCTGGCGCCTGAAGGAACGTCGATGACAATGAAAGGGGAGGCTGCCTGA
- a CDS encoding tetratricopeptide repeat protein yields the protein MNRKRLFLLVGIGALLLSAAALWQWRAHEADGTAPLARGIAALVKGDARTARVELLNAIRADPQSIPARIAQAQALVDLDDGNGAQAEIERARALGGRPGDMRVLMARALLLQGRADAALAEIEADDIPPSFAGAAMRVAGNIHMARGDMAAAEAALDRAREMAGNDPESWIDTGRYRLMMGDQAGAIVAADRAVALAPKNGKALLLRGELTRSQYGLVAALPWFERALALNPDSVPVLEQYAATLADAGEARRMLSVTRRLLALTPGNARAWFMQAVMAARAGRADLARSLLARTQGRLDGEPATMLLRGVLHLNDGNATLAIEALAPLVQQQPDNAMARTLLGRAYYLAADFPSAATTLAPIVAQRDADPYVLTLAARAQEAMGERIMADDMLARALWPDRPSADPFASADDAALARSAPSNAATAQENIPYIRTLLSTGQAEQAVARARLLSQANAGAPDAYVIWGDALGAAGRQGEAVKAYEMAANLRFSRDIALRLAAALQRAGDPARSMQVVHLFQSQNPDDAQMQRLAAAGYMASGKWREALRMLKAVEARIGSNDALLMADMARASLETGDEERARAYAAFAYRQMPGSPITADAYGWTLFRTGANGQAAVDLLEKAVALAPGQPRLRAHLEQARAELDKRKDRLVAR from the coding sequence ATGAACCGCAAGCGCCTGTTCCTGCTCGTCGGCATCGGCGCCCTGCTGCTGTCGGCGGCGGCATTGTGGCAATGGCGCGCACATGAGGCGGATGGAACTGCCCCGCTCGCGCGCGGGATCGCCGCGCTCGTCAAGGGCGATGCGCGAACGGCTCGCGTCGAGCTTTTGAACGCCATCCGCGCCGACCCGCAGTCCATTCCCGCCCGCATCGCGCAGGCGCAGGCGCTGGTGGATCTGGATGACGGGAACGGCGCGCAGGCCGAAATCGAACGCGCACGCGCGCTGGGCGGCAGGCCGGGCGACATGCGGGTGCTGATGGCGCGGGCCTTGCTTTTGCAGGGGCGTGCGGATGCCGCCCTTGCGGAGATAGAAGCGGACGATATTCCCCCGTCCTTCGCCGGAGCCGCGATGCGGGTCGCCGGGAATATCCACATGGCGCGGGGCGATATGGCGGCAGCCGAAGCAGCGTTGGACCGGGCAAGGGAAATGGCCGGGAATGACCCGGAAAGCTGGATCGACACGGGACGCTATCGGTTGATGATGGGCGATCAGGCTGGCGCCATCGTCGCGGCGGACCGAGCCGTGGCGCTGGCGCCGAAAAATGGCAAGGCCCTGCTGCTTCGAGGGGAACTGACGCGAAGCCAATATGGGCTGGTCGCCGCTTTGCCATGGTTCGAGCGAGCGCTGGCCCTCAATCCCGACTCCGTGCCGGTGCTGGAGCAATATGCCGCCACACTGGCTGACGCCGGGGAAGCGCGCCGGATGCTGAGCGTCACGCGCCGCCTGCTGGCGCTGACGCCGGGCAATGCGCGGGCGTGGTTCATGCAGGCGGTCATGGCGGCGCGAGCGGGTCGGGCCGACCTTGCCCGGTCGCTATTGGCGCGGACGCAAGGGCGGCTGGACGGCGAACCGGCGACGATGCTCCTGCGCGGCGTGCTTCATCTGAACGACGGCAATGCGACGCTGGCCATTGAAGCCCTTGCGCCCCTAGTCCAGCAACAGCCCGACAACGCCATGGCCCGCACTCTGCTGGGCCGGGCTTATTATCTGGCCGCGGATTTTCCCTCCGCCGCGACGACCCTCGCGCCGATCGTCGCGCAAAGGGATGCCGATCCCTATGTCCTGACGCTCGCCGCGCGCGCGCAGGAAGCCATGGGCGAGAGGATCATGGCGGACGATATGCTCGCTCGCGCGCTTTGGCCCGATCGCCCCTCGGCCGATCCCTTTGCCAGCGCGGACGATGCCGCCCTGGCTCGTTCCGCCCCCTCCAATGCCGCCACCGCGCAGGAGAATATTCCCTATATTCGGACGCTGCTCAGCACGGGACAGGCGGAACAGGCCGTCGCGCGGGCGCGTCTGCTCAGCCAAGCCAATGCCGGTGCGCCCGATGCCTATGTCATATGGGGCGATGCGCTTGGTGCCGCCGGACGGCAGGGGGAAGCGGTGAAGGCCTATGAAATGGCGGCCAATCTCCGTTTCAGCCGGGATATAGCGCTGCGCCTTGCCGCGGCTTTGCAGCGGGCGGGCGATCCCGCCCGGTCCATGCAGGTCGTGCATCTGTTCCAGTCGCAAAATCCCGACGACGCGCAAATGCAAAGGCTTGCCGCCGCTGGCTATATGGCGAGCGGAAAATGGCGGGAGGCGCTGCGGATGCTGAAAGCGGTGGAGGCGCGCATCGGTTCGAACGATGCCCTGCTCATGGCCGACATGGCCCGTGCGTCGCTGGAAACCGGCGATGAAGAAAGGGCGCGCGCTTATGCCGCCTTCGCCTATCGCCAGATGCCGGGCAGCCCCATCACGGCGGATGCTTACGGCTGGACCCTGTTCAGAACTGGCGCGAATGGGCAGGCCGCCGTCGACCTGCTGGAAAAAGCGGTTGCGCTTGCACCGGGGCAGCCCCGTTTGCGGGCGCATCTGGAACAGGCCCGTGCGGAGCTGGACAAGCGGAAAGATCGCCTCGTGGCCCGATGA
- a CDS encoding NepR family anti-sigma factor, with translation MKRAQPSARGKRGSRSKNKEHVADALRSVYQRAIDEDIPAEMLDLLSKLD, from the coding sequence ATGAAACGTGCACAGCCTTCCGCGCGCGGCAAACGAGGTTCCCGTTCCAAGAACAAGGAACATGTCGCCGACGCCTTGCGATCAGTTTATCAACGCGCCATCGATGAGGATATTCCCGCGGAAATGCTAGACCTCCTCAGCAAACTGGATTGA